A region of Synechococcus sp. WH 8016 DNA encodes the following proteins:
- the ubiE gene encoding bifunctional demethylmenaquinone methyltransferase/2-methoxy-6-polyprenyl-1,4-benzoquinol methylase UbiE, whose amino-acid sequence MKPRDPAAVEALFNAVAPRYDRLNDLLSLGLHRQWKRQLLSWLSPQSPERWLDLCCGTGDLALAFARKLRPEGSVLGLDAAAAPLSLAAERAGREPWLPVQWIQADALDTGFPDQSFDGVVMAYGLRNLADPLLGFQEMARLLKPGGRAAVLDFNRLPQGSAAAAFQRTYLRRVVVPVAAGMGLADQYAYLETSVEQFLTGEEQEREAVSAGFTAAQHRPLVGGQMGVLLLIR is encoded by the coding sequence GTGAAACCTCGTGACCCAGCTGCGGTGGAGGCGTTATTTAACGCCGTTGCTCCCCGTTACGACCGCCTGAATGATCTGCTCAGCTTGGGGCTGCACAGGCAGTGGAAGCGTCAACTCCTGTCCTGGCTGAGCCCGCAATCGCCTGAGCGTTGGCTTGATCTTTGTTGTGGAACAGGGGATCTCGCCCTTGCTTTTGCACGAAAGTTGAGGCCGGAGGGCTCGGTTTTGGGGTTGGATGCCGCCGCTGCACCGCTGTCGCTGGCGGCGGAACGCGCAGGCCGCGAGCCCTGGTTGCCGGTGCAATGGATCCAAGCGGATGCGCTTGACACTGGGTTTCCGGATCAGAGCTTCGATGGGGTGGTGATGGCGTATGGGTTGCGCAACCTGGCGGACCCGTTGTTGGGTTTTCAGGAGATGGCAAGGCTGTTGAAGCCTGGCGGGCGCGCCGCTGTTTTGGACTTCAATCGGTTGCCACAAGGCAGTGCAGCAGCTGCTTTTCAGCGCACCTACCTGCGCCGGGTGGTGGTCCCTGTCGCCGCTGGCATGGGGCTAGCCGACCAGTACGCCTATCTGGAAACGAGCGTGGAGCAATTCCTCACGGGAGAGGAGCAGGAGCGGGAGGCTGTTTCTGCTGGTTTCACCGCCGCACAGCATCGACCTTTGGTCGGCGGACAGATGGGTGTGCTGCTCTTAATCCGTTGA